In the genome of Aerosakkonema funiforme FACHB-1375, the window ACTGTTTTTACTTCAAATGGCAAGTTGCGATCGCTTTGGCGCGAATCCTTGCGGTACAAGCAAGCTAAGCGGTTGCAGCGCGGTTGCATCGGGTGTTGGGAGAGATGGCTTTGGCGATCGCAGTGGACAATTAGCAGATCGTCACACACCTGTTTCCCTTGAAGATGCAGCTGAGGGGGGAGTGGAAGAGTGGGGGAGTGGGAGAGTAGGAGAGTGAGGGAGTGGGGAAGTGGGAGAACGAGATAGCGGGAAGAAATTCCTAATTTTGACTTTTGACTTTTGACTTTTGACTGCCTTTAAGTTACATTTTTGACTGCAACTCGATATGAGACCTCACCCATCTGTGCGAGCTGGCTGAATTGGCGGTGGCTGGGCGGCTGGATGGCGCGATCGCTCTGAAAAAGTTTATTTACAATCTGTGGCGAGATCCTGCGAACACAGCCAGTCGCATCAAATCTCAAGGGATATCGAATTGTATTCAAGTCACACCCGCAATTTATGAAGTATTAAAAAATCGGTATATTTTTGAGGAGCGGGGAATTATCCATGTACAAGGTAAGAGAGATATGACTACTTATCTCTTCAAAGGCAAACGTCCTCCAATGGAGGCCGAAGGATGATTTTTTCGATCTTTCAGCGGTGGGCATTGCTGACAAAACCTCGCTCCGTAATAGGATAAAATATGGGATACACGACAGAATTTGAGGGGGCTTTTTATCTAGACAAACGATTATTCGATAGCGAATTTCTTTATTTATTAGAGTTTTCCAGAACCAGACGTATGAAGCGAGATGTTACCATCTTGGCAGATGTTCCAGACCCCGCACGAGAAGCAGTTCATTTGTCGTTAGGTGAAGATGGCTGCTATTTTGTTAACGAAAAGTGGGATAGAGATTCAGAAATTTCGATTGTGGATTACAACCGACCGCCAGCCGGACAACCTGGGTTGTGGTGCCGATGGATTCCCAACTCTAATGGTAGCGGTATTCAGTGGGATGGCGGCGAGAAGTTCTATCACTACATCGAATGGTTGCAATATCTGATCGATCGCTTTATTCAACCTTGGGGTTATACGTTAAACGGAAAAGTTTATTGGCAAGGAGAAGAGCCCGATGATAACGGTAAGATTATAGTCGAAGATAACAAGATTGTTTGCCCTGAAGATGCTGAAGAATTGCTGAAATATGCCGTTTCGCCTGTCCGGATTCCACGAGGGGTTTTCCAAAGT includes:
- a CDS encoding adenylate/guanylate cyclase domain-containing protein; this translates as MAGRLDGAIALKKFIYNLWRDPANTASRIKSQGISNCIQVTPAIYEVLKNRYIFEERGIIHVQGKRDMTTYLFKGKRPPMEAEG